The following proteins are co-located in the Hydractinia symbiolongicarpus strain clone_291-10 chromosome 7, HSymV2.1, whole genome shotgun sequence genome:
- the LOC130649389 gene encoding uncharacterized protein LOC130649389 produces MYSSKSIINSQPEEVWAELNSRFINHDVKYENVLSEQLFTYLNNKATAAGTNIGYVLASVITTANYLTSKNHGSIEIRNGYSINLNTFFLFVGQPSTGKSPAIKMAVNQPLKAIQEDTDIISNTTTSGLTKCLCTRKCTYIVNAEIQEYLYKILKKNDENYTGDMEILSKIFSGENVSIQFSTENNRYIPENCALCILGATQIKSMAFILSLMDKGNGFLDRFLIITPRSYRPMPKEQQIAQQSSTTIDIKDIYANYVHIDNTIFYFDENALKLYDNMETQFLTDLNNDLLHGRPTSKSKKPELIPKVAVALHTVEYFYNALFNEVEFTCLPEAISLQTLERAIMYVESIDEQKELFYTYITELVSTSKTPSVKRAPTSDEYKKAVLMTPGAFVTYRSFKQSTSKRFRGLLSQEFVKFIENFVNKDIGRLVSVRAVGSSKSSKVFVKKEFRDLPSEIKNWLQESEYETKRLAKHPVCITDRIIESINLEIH; encoded by the exons ATGTATTCTTCAAAATCAATTATTAATTCACAACCTGAAGAAGTTTGGGCCGAATTAAACTCAAGATTTATTAATCATGACGTCAAGTATGAAAACGTTCTATCCGAACAATTGTTTACATACCTTAACAATAAAGCAACAGCTGCAGGTACAAACATTGGATATGTTCTTGCTTCCGTAATAACTACAGCTAATTACTTGACCTCTAAAAATCACGGTTCGATCGAAATAAGAAATGGTTATAGCATTAACCTTAACacatttttcttgtttgttggGCAGCCGTCTACAGGAAAGTCGCCCGCTATTAAGATGGCAGTTAATCAACCATTAAAGGCTATTCAAGAAGATACAGACATTATATCTAACACCACCACATCTGGCTTGACAAAGTGCCTCTGTACAAGAAAATGTACATACATTGTTAATGCCGAAATACAGGAGTACTTgtacaaaatattgaaaaaaaacgaTGAGAATTACACTGGGGATATGGAGATTCTATCGAAgatttttagtggagaaaatgtgTCTATTCAATTCAGTACTGAAAATAACAGATATATACCTGAAAATTGCGCATTGTGCATATtag gtgctacacaaataaaaagcatggcttttattttgtctttaatGGATAAAGGTAATGGATTTTTGGACCGATTTTTAATTATAACGCCTCGTTCATACCGTCCGATGCCCAAGGAACAACAAATCGCCCAACAATCCTCAACAACAATCGATATTAAGGATATTTATGCCAACTATGTACACATAGATAATACAATATTCTATTTTGACGAAAATGCGTTAAA ATTGTACGACAACATGGAGACACAGTTTTTGACCGATCTAAACAACGATCTTTTGCACGGCAGACCAACCAGCAAGTCTAAAAAACCAGAGTTAATTCCAAAAGTTGCTGTCGCTCTACACACAGTGGAATACTTTTATAATGCCCTTTTTAATGAAGTTGAATTTACATGTCTACCAGAAGCTATTTCCTTGCAAACATTGGAACGTGCCATAATGTATGTTGAATCAATTGATGAACAGAAAGAATTATTTTACACA TATATCACAGAATTGGTTAGTACCAGCAAAACACCATCAGTTAAACGTGCCCCAACTTCTGatgaatataaaaaagctgTTTTAATGACACCGGGTGCCTTCGTCACATACAGATCTTTCAAACAAAGTACATCAAAAAGATTTCGCGGTTTACTATCCCAAGAATTTGTTAAGTTTATAGAAAACTTTGTTAACAAAGACATTGGTCGTTTGGTTAGTGTAAGAGCAGTTGGGTCGTCAAAATCATCAaaagtatttgttaaaaaagaatttagggACTTGCCATCCGAAATAAAAAATTGGTTACAAGAAagtgaatatgaaacaaaaaggCTCGCCAAACATCCTGTTTGTATTACGGATCGGATTATCGAGTCTATTAATCTTGAAATTCATtag